The following coding sequences are from one Lolium rigidum isolate FL_2022 chromosome 6, APGP_CSIRO_Lrig_0.1, whole genome shotgun sequence window:
- the LOC124660386 gene encoding S-adenosylmethionine synthase 1, producing MAAETFLFTSESVNEGHPDKLCDQVSDAVLDACLAQDADSKVACETCTKTNMVMVFGEITTKATVDYEKIVRDTCRNIGFISDDVGLDADRCKVLVNIEQQSPDIAQGVHGHFTKRPEDIGAGDQGIMFGYATDETPELMPLSHVLATKIGARLTEVRKNGTCAWVRPDGKTQVTVEYRNDGGAMVPIRVHTVLISTQHDETVTNDEIAADLKEHVIKPVIPAQYLDEKTIFHLNPSGRFVIGGPHGDAGLTGRKIIIDTYGGWGAHGGGAFSGKDPTKVDRSGAYIARQAAKSIVASKLARRVIVQISYAIGVPEPLSVFVDTYGTGTIPDKDILKIVKENFDFRPGMISINLDLKKGGNRFIKTAAYGHFGREDPDFTWEVVKPLKFDKAAA from the coding sequence ATGGCGGCCGAGACTTTCCTCTTCACCTCCGAGTCCGTCAACGAGGGTCACCCCGACAAGCTCTGCGACCAGGTCTCCGACGCCGTCCTCGACGCCTGCTTGGCGCAGGACGCCGACAGCAAGGTTGCTTGCGAGACATGCACcaagaccaacatggtcatggtcTTTGGTGAGATCACCACCAAGGCCACCGTCGACTATGAGAAGATTGTGCGTGACACCTGCCGCAACATTGGCTTCATCTCCGATGATGTTGGCCTTGATGCTGACCGCTGCAAGGTGCTTGTCAACATCGAGCAGCAGTCTCCTGACATTGCCCAGGGCGTGCACGGACACTTCACCAAGCGCCCTGAGGATATCGGTGCTGGTGACCAGGGAATCATGTTTGGGTATGCCACTGATGAGACACCCGAGCTGATGCCCCTCAGCCACGTGCTCGCCACCAAGATTGGCGCTCGCCTCACCGAGGTGCGCAAGAACGGCACCTGCGCCTGGGTCAGGCCTGACGGCAAGACCCAGGTCACTGTTGAGTACCGCAACGATGGGGGTGCCATGGTCCCCATCCGCGTGCACACCGTCCTCATCTCCACCCAGCACGACGAGACCGTCACCAATGACGAGATTGCTGCTGACCTCAAGGAGCATGTTATCAAGCCGGTCATCCCAGCGCAGTACCTCGATGAGAAGACCATATTCCACTTGAACCCATCTGGTCGCTTTGTCATTGGTGGCCCTCATGGAGATGCTGGCCTCACTGGTCGCAAGATCATCATCGACACCTATGGTGGCTGGGGAGCCCACGGTGGTGGTGCTTTCTCTGGCAAGGACCCAACCAAGGTTGACCGCAGTGGTGCCTACATTGCCAGGCAGGCCGCCAAGAGCATCGTCGCCAGCAAGCTTGCACGCCGAGTCATCGTGCAGATCTCGTACGCCATCGGTGTGCCTGAGCCCTTGTCTGTCTTCGTCGACACCTACGGTACCGGCACCATCCCTGACAAGGATATCCTCAAGATTGTCAAGGAGAACTTTGACTTCAGGCCTGGGATGATCAGCATCAACCTTGACTTGAAGAAGGGTGGCAACAGGTTCATCAAGACTGCTGCCTATGGCCATTTTGGCCGTGAGGACCCTGACTTCACCTGGGAGGTGGTGAAGCCACTCAAGTTCGACAAGGCTGCTGCTTAA